A genomic segment from Neobacillus sp. YX16 encodes:
- a CDS encoding BMP family ABC transporter substrate-binding protein translates to MKKRKFGLTMSLILAAGTLLGACGGGNDKDTGKDNGKDGIKIGMVTDAGTIDDKSFNQGTWEGIQQAQKELGIQSKYLKPAGTTEAEYLKEMGNLNDAGYKFIVLPGFKFETAVFKAQDKYKDSKFVILDGNPHAGDFKPVVKENTVAVFFAEHESGFLAGVAAALELKEGEAGFIGGMEIPAVQKFNWGFQQGVKYANENLGTKLNIKAENVLYQGSFDNVAAGGQIAAQMFDRGVNVIFTAAGGVGVGAINEAKTRGKAGEKIWIVGVDSDQYADGIYEGEKSIILTSAMKKLDNVTFDLIKRELDGDFPGGETLTFDAKNDGIGLPAENPNLSDDTITKVNEVFEKIKSGDIKVAAEQGSLLK, encoded by the coding sequence TTGAAAAAACGTAAATTTGGCTTAACCATGTCATTGATTTTAGCTGCAGGTACATTGTTAGGAGCATGCGGCGGCGGTAATGACAAGGATACAGGTAAGGATAATGGTAAAGACGGTATTAAAATTGGTATGGTTACCGATGCTGGTACAATTGATGACAAATCATTTAACCAAGGTACTTGGGAAGGAATTCAACAAGCTCAAAAAGAATTAGGAATTCAATCAAAATATCTTAAGCCAGCTGGTACAACAGAAGCAGAATACCTAAAGGAAATGGGCAATTTAAATGATGCAGGTTATAAGTTTATTGTATTACCTGGATTCAAGTTTGAAACTGCCGTATTCAAAGCACAGGATAAATACAAAGATTCAAAATTCGTCATTCTTGATGGTAATCCACATGCTGGTGACTTTAAACCTGTTGTTAAGGAAAACACAGTGGCAGTCTTCTTCGCTGAACATGAATCAGGTTTCTTAGCAGGTGTAGCTGCAGCACTTGAATTAAAAGAAGGCGAAGCTGGATTTATCGGTGGTATGGAAATTCCGGCTGTTCAAAAGTTTAACTGGGGCTTCCAACAAGGTGTTAAATACGCTAACGAAAACCTAGGTACAAAACTTAACATTAAAGCTGAAAACGTACTTTATCAAGGTTCATTTGATAACGTAGCTGCTGGTGGACAAATTGCTGCACAAATGTTTGACCGTGGTGTAAATGTAATCTTCACTGCTGCTGGCGGTGTTGGTGTTGGTGCTATCAATGAAGCAAAAACACGTGGAAAAGCTGGAGAGAAAATCTGGATCGTTGGTGTTGACTCTGACCAATATGCAGATGGTATTTATGAAGGTGAAAAATCAATTATCTTGACTTCAGCAATGAAGAAATTAGATAACGTTACATTTGACTTAATCAAGCGTGAGTTAGATGGTGATTTCCCTGGCGGCGAAACATTAACGTTCGATGCAAAAAATGACGGTATTGGTCTTCCTGCGGAAAATCCTAACTTAAGCGACGATACAATTACTAAGGTAAATGAAGTATTTGAAAAAATTAAGTCTGGCGATATTAAAGTTGCGGCTGAGCAAGGAAGCTTACTTAAGTAA
- a CDS encoding pitrilysin family protein — translation MEKINFDQLQEELYHEKLSNGLNVYILPKKGFNKTFATFTTKYGSIDNHFVPLGQEVYKKVPDGIAHFLEHKLFEKEDGDVFQQFSKQGASANAFTSFTRTAYLFSSTSDLEKNLETLVDFVQDPYFSEKTVEKEKGIIGQEITMYDDNPDWRLYFGLIQNLYQNHPVKIDIAGTIESISHITKDLLYECYNTFYHPSNMLLFIVGPVDPNKFMDQVRENQSKKDYKEMPEIKRKFEDEPLQTAEQKQVLEMNVQTSKCLIGMKALHVDQSGAELLKNELTMNVLLDLLFGKSSENYNQLYNEGLIDETFSYDYTQEQGFGFAMIGGDTENPDKLTEQLKNMLFQAKNATSFSEEQLERAKKKKIGSFLRAVNSPEYIANQFTRYAFNDMNLFDVVPTLEKITLEDVKRLASEVISEERFSVCQVIPKK, via the coding sequence ATGGAGAAAATTAATTTTGACCAGCTCCAAGAAGAACTTTACCACGAAAAGTTATCCAATGGTTTAAATGTCTATATATTACCAAAAAAGGGATTTAATAAGACATTTGCTACTTTTACCACAAAGTATGGATCTATAGATAATCATTTTGTCCCATTAGGGCAAGAGGTATATAAAAAAGTACCAGATGGTATTGCTCATTTTCTTGAGCATAAGCTTTTTGAAAAGGAAGACGGAGACGTATTTCAACAATTTAGCAAGCAGGGGGCTTCAGCCAATGCCTTTACCTCTTTTACCCGTACTGCATACTTGTTCTCCAGTACTTCGGATTTAGAGAAAAACCTGGAAACGTTAGTTGATTTTGTTCAAGATCCTTATTTCTCGGAAAAAACGGTTGAAAAGGAAAAAGGGATTATTGGTCAAGAAATCACGATGTATGATGATAATCCGGATTGGCGTCTCTATTTCGGATTGATTCAAAATTTGTATCAAAACCATCCTGTAAAGATTGATATTGCCGGGACAATAGAATCCATCTCACATATTACGAAAGATTTGCTTTATGAATGCTACAATACCTTCTACCATCCGAGCAATATGTTATTGTTTATTGTTGGACCAGTCGATCCAAATAAATTTATGGATCAAGTGAGAGAAAACCAATCAAAAAAGGATTACAAAGAGATGCCGGAGATTAAGCGTAAATTTGAAGATGAACCTCTTCAGACTGCTGAGCAAAAACAAGTGCTGGAGATGAATGTGCAAACCTCTAAATGCTTAATTGGGATGAAGGCATTACATGTAGATCAAAGTGGTGCTGAGTTATTAAAGAATGAACTGACTATGAATGTTCTCTTGGATTTGTTGTTTGGAAAAAGCTCCGAAAACTATAATCAGCTTTATAATGAAGGGCTGATTGATGAAACTTTCTCATATGACTATACGCAGGAGCAAGGGTTTGGATTTGCGATGATTGGCGGAGATACAGAAAATCCTGATAAACTTACGGAACAGCTTAAAAACATGCTTTTTCAAGCAAAAAATGCTACTTCATTTTCAGAAGAGCAATTGGAAAGAGCGAAAAAGAAGAAGATTGGTTCATTTTTACGTGCTGTAAATTCTCCAGAATATATAGCTAATCAATTCACAAGATATGCTTTTAATGACATGAACTTATTTGATGTCGTTCCCACTTTAGAGAAAATCACTTTAGAGGATGTTAAAAGATTAGCATCTGAAGTTATTTCAGAAGAGCGTTTCTCAGTTTGTCAAGTGATTCCTAAAAAATAA
- a CDS encoding GntR family transcriptional regulator, whose protein sequence is MSIKLDSRHLYLQVIDRLKQDIELGVYKEKEKLPSEFDLAKHLGVSRATLREALRILEEENVIIRRHGVGTFVNAKPLFTSGIEQLNSVTDMIFQAGMKPGTIFLSSSTVGATEEDIRRFSCSANEEIVIMERVRTANGEPVVYCIDKVPEKILPETFSHGEESIFSILEEEANRKITYAVAQIEPIGYHEKISPILECEPETALLVLKQMHFDEMDEPVLFSVNYFKADKFSFQVLRKRF, encoded by the coding sequence ATGTCTATTAAGCTAGATAGCCGACATTTATACCTACAAGTTATCGATCGGTTAAAACAAGATATCGAACTAGGAGTCTACAAAGAAAAAGAAAAACTGCCATCCGAATTTGATCTTGCCAAACATCTCGGTGTAAGCAGGGCCACCCTTCGAGAAGCACTACGAATACTTGAAGAAGAAAACGTTATCATTCGTCGCCATGGTGTTGGTACATTTGTTAATGCTAAGCCACTGTTTACTTCAGGAATTGAACAACTTAATAGTGTAACGGATATGATCTTTCAAGCGGGGATGAAACCAGGCACAATCTTTTTAAGTTCATCAACTGTTGGAGCGACTGAAGAAGATATTCGTCGTTTCTCATGTTCTGCAAATGAGGAAATTGTAATCATGGAGCGGGTTAGAACTGCAAATGGGGAGCCTGTTGTATACTGTATCGACAAGGTACCTGAAAAAATTTTGCCAGAGACATTTTCCCATGGGGAGGAATCCATTTTTTCCATTTTGGAAGAAGAGGCAAACCGAAAAATTACATACGCGGTTGCTCAAATTGAACCAATTGGTTATCATGAGAAAATTTCCCCAATTCTAGAATGTGAACCAGAAACTGCCTTGCTTGTTTTAAAGCAAATGCACTTCGATGAAATGGATGAACCAGTCCTCTTTTCGGTAAACTACTTTAAAGCAGATAAATTTAGTTTTCAGGTATTGAGAAAAAGGTTTTAA
- a CDS encoding ABC transporter ATP-binding protein, which translates to MSYVVEMLDIRKEFPGIVANDNITLTLKKGEIHALLGENGAGKSTLMGVLFGMYQPEKGIVKIREKEVKITSPNVANQLGIGMVHQHFKLVENFTVTENIILGSEPLKGMVLDIDKAAKRIAELSKHYGLNVDPHAKIEDISVGMQQRVEIMKMLYREAEVLIFDEPTAVLTPHEIEELMKIMRNLINEGKSIIIITHKLKEIKAVADRCTVIRRGKGIGTVNVKETSEAQMAEMMVGRQVNFKVDKKASTPGEVVLQIDSISVKNNRKVMGLKNFSVEVKRGEIVGVAGVEGNGQSELVEAITGLRKVESGKILLKGKEITNIPIRQRIESGIGHIPEDRHRRGLVLDYTLENNMVLEVYNKPPFAKAGLLNGAAIKKYAKSILENFDVRSGEGGASIARTLSGGNQQKAIIGREMELDPDLLIAVQPTRGLDVGSIEYIHKRLIEHRDRGKAVLLVSLELDEVLQLSDRIAIVNNGELIGTVTASETNENEVGLMMAGVSKERSV; encoded by the coding sequence ATGAGTTATGTGGTTGAAATGCTGGATATTAGGAAAGAATTTCCTGGTATTGTGGCAAATGATAATATTACCCTGACATTAAAAAAAGGGGAAATACATGCCCTATTAGGTGAAAACGGTGCTGGTAAATCAACGCTAATGGGTGTATTGTTTGGCATGTATCAACCTGAAAAAGGGATCGTAAAGATACGGGAGAAGGAAGTAAAAATTACGAGTCCTAATGTTGCCAATCAACTTGGCATCGGAATGGTCCATCAGCATTTTAAATTAGTAGAAAATTTTACAGTTACAGAAAATATTATACTAGGCAGTGAGCCGTTAAAAGGTATGGTCCTAGATATTGATAAGGCAGCAAAAAGAATTGCAGAGTTATCAAAACATTACGGTTTGAATGTTGACCCGCATGCAAAGATTGAAGATATTTCTGTAGGTATGCAGCAAAGAGTAGAAATTATGAAAATGCTTTACCGTGAAGCTGAGGTTCTTATTTTTGATGAACCCACTGCTGTTTTAACTCCTCATGAAATAGAAGAATTAATGAAGATCATGCGTAATCTCATTAATGAAGGTAAATCGATTATCATCATTACACATAAGTTAAAAGAAATTAAAGCGGTTGCAGACCGTTGTACTGTTATAAGACGTGGAAAAGGAATCGGAACAGTTAACGTAAAAGAAACAAGCGAGGCACAGATGGCAGAAATGATGGTTGGCCGTCAAGTTAACTTTAAAGTGGATAAGAAAGCTAGTACACCTGGTGAGGTTGTACTTCAAATAGATTCAATTTCTGTGAAAAATAACAGAAAGGTAATGGGACTGAAAAATTTCTCTGTTGAAGTCAAACGCGGAGAAATAGTCGGTGTCGCTGGAGTTGAGGGGAATGGTCAATCTGAACTCGTAGAAGCGATAACGGGACTTAGGAAAGTTGAATCAGGAAAAATTTTATTAAAAGGAAAAGAAATAACAAATATTCCAATTCGCCAAAGAATCGAAAGTGGAATTGGCCATATCCCTGAAGACAGACATAGGCGGGGACTTGTTCTCGATTATACACTAGAAAATAACATGGTTTTAGAGGTCTACAATAAACCTCCGTTTGCGAAGGCTGGATTACTAAATGGCGCTGCAATTAAGAAATATGCTAAAAGTATTTTAGAAAACTTTGATGTTCGTTCCGGTGAAGGCGGAGCATCCATTGCAAGGACTCTATCTGGAGGTAATCAGCAAAAGGCAATCATTGGCCGTGAAATGGAATTAGATCCTGATTTGCTCATTGCTGTACAACCAACACGTGGATTGGATGTAGGATCGATTGAATATATCCACAAAAGATTAATTGAGCATCGTGATCGAGGAAAGGCTGTACTTCTGGTTTCTTTAGAGCTTGATGAAGTACTGCAACTTTCAGACCGTATTGCCATCGTTAACAATGGAGAGTTAATCGGAACAGTAACTGCTTCCGAAACGAATGAAAATGAGGTAGGACTGATGATGGCAGGTGTGAGTAAGGAGAGAAGTGTATGA
- a CDS encoding DUF3388 domain-containing protein: protein MEKKEWYLEYEIQKNRPGLLGDISSLLGMLSINIVTINGVDEGRRGLLILAKDDNQIKRLESILNTMDTIKVIKIREPKLRDRLAVRHGRYIQRDADDKKTFRFVRSELGVLVDFMAELFKQEGHKLIGIRGMPRVGKTESVVASSVCANKRWLFVSSTLLKQTIRNQLIQDEYNENNLFILDGIVSTKRASERHWQLVREIMRLPAVKVVEHPDIFVQNSEYTLDDFDYIIELRNEADEEITYDIVDQNNLFSGSDFGDFGF from the coding sequence ATGGAGAAGAAAGAGTGGTATTTAGAATATGAGATTCAAAAAAACCGTCCTGGTTTACTTGGCGACATCTCATCTTTACTAGGAATGCTGTCAATCAATATAGTAACCATTAATGGAGTAGATGAAGGTCGGCGCGGATTATTAATTTTAGCAAAAGATGATAATCAAATTAAACGGTTAGAGTCAATTTTAAATACAATGGACACAATAAAAGTAATTAAGATTAGAGAACCAAAGCTTCGTGATCGGCTGGCAGTCAGACATGGACGGTACATACAACGTGACGCAGATGATAAAAAAACATTCCGATTTGTCCGTAGTGAACTAGGGGTACTCGTTGATTTTATGGCAGAATTGTTTAAGCAGGAAGGACACAAACTGATTGGAATTCGTGGGATGCCAAGGGTTGGTAAAACGGAATCGGTGGTTGCTTCGAGTGTATGCGCGAATAAACGGTGGTTATTTGTATCTTCGACTCTTTTAAAACAAACCATACGTAATCAGCTAATTCAAGATGAATACAACGAAAATAATTTGTTCATTCTTGATGGGATTGTTTCAACAAAACGTGCAAGTGAACGGCATTGGCAGCTTGTACGCGAAATCATGCGTTTACCTGCGGTTAAAGTGGTCGAACATCCTGATATCTTTGTGCAAAATTCTGAGTATACGCTTGATGATTTTGATTATATTATCGAGTTACGGAACGAGGCAGACGAAGAAATTACTTATGATATTGTCGACCAAAATAACTTATTCTCTGGCTCCGATTTTGGAGATTTTGGATTTTAA
- a CDS encoding RodZ domain-containing protein codes for MTELGNRLKDARLAKGLSLEDLQSITKIQKRYLIGLEEGNYSSMPGNFYVRAFVKQYAEALQLNPDEIFETYKNEIPATHNDDLTEQLSRVKTRKTVSEGSSKIFDIIPKVLIGVFIIGAAGVLYYFVVNNVGDKANDLINNENEPVKFVRSENLEKAEDAEKDKTKENDKEEKTDEQKTVEETPVVEAPKQELTPVQNSGKNSTYDLKNADKFVVKLVSTGETWVSVNNSSGQSKFQGLLSTTGTQSTEVDLTGDTKAVIVVGRTLDTEIYVNDQKLEYAIAPADVVRQNITIQFVQKNE; via the coding sequence GTGACTGAATTAGGTAATCGACTAAAAGATGCGCGATTAGCCAAAGGATTAAGCTTAGAGGATTTACAGTCTATCACAAAAATTCAAAAGCGGTATTTAATAGGTCTTGAAGAAGGTAATTATTCTAGCATGCCAGGAAACTTTTATGTTCGAGCTTTTGTAAAGCAATACGCTGAGGCTCTTCAGCTTAATCCTGATGAAATTTTTGAAACGTATAAGAATGAAATACCAGCAACTCATAATGATGATTTAACTGAACAATTGTCTAGAGTTAAAACACGTAAGACGGTATCAGAAGGATCCTCGAAAATATTTGATATTATCCCAAAAGTCTTAATTGGAGTCTTTATTATTGGTGCTGCGGGGGTACTGTATTATTTCGTTGTAAATAACGTCGGGGACAAGGCGAATGATTTGATTAACAATGAAAATGAACCTGTAAAGTTTGTCCGCTCTGAAAATCTTGAAAAGGCGGAGGACGCAGAAAAAGACAAGACAAAGGAAAATGATAAAGAGGAAAAAACGGATGAACAAAAGACGGTTGAAGAAACACCTGTTGTAGAAGCGCCGAAACAGGAATTAACACCAGTTCAAAACAGTGGAAAAAACTCTACCTATGATTTGAAAAATGCAGATAAATTTGTTGTGAAACTGGTTTCAACAGGGGAAACATGGGTAAGTGTTAATAATAGCAGTGGTCAATCCAAGTTCCAGGGGTTATTATCAACCACTGGTACACAAAGTACGGAAGTAGATTTAACTGGCGATACCAAAGCAGTAATTGTTGTTGGTCGAACGCTCGATACAGAAATCTACGTAAATGACCAGAAGCTTGAGTATGCAATCGCACCTGCTGATGTGGTTCGTCAGAACATTACGATTCAATTTGTTCAGAAGAACGAATAG
- a CDS encoding SDR family oxidoreductase, with translation MGKYALITGASGGIGQAVAFKLASLGFNLYLHFNKNEKSIMELLEKIKPFGGEYIPIQADLEEAEGYKKICSQIFSLDEIIHCSGNTQYGLLVDIKQEEVESLMRVHVMNPLMITKELLPKLIKKRSGNVILISSVWGQTGAACEVVYSTAKGAQISFVKALSKEVALNGVRVNAIAPGAVETPMMSQFSVEDKQLLHYEIPMGRLGVPEEVANGVKFLLSEDSSYITGQVLSINGGWYT, from the coding sequence GTGGGAAAATATGCACTAATTACGGGAGCAAGCGGCGGGATTGGACAAGCGGTAGCGTTTAAATTAGCTTCTCTAGGTTTTAATTTATATTTACACTTTAATAAAAATGAAAAATCAATAATGGAATTACTTGAAAAAATTAAACCCTTTGGTGGAGAGTACATACCTATTCAGGCAGATTTAGAGGAGGCAGAAGGCTATAAAAAAATCTGTTCACAAATCTTCTCCCTGGATGAAATTATCCATTGTAGTGGGAATACTCAATATGGTCTCCTCGTCGATATAAAACAGGAAGAGGTAGAATCATTAATGAGGGTTCATGTAATGAATCCTCTAATGATAACAAAGGAACTGCTCCCAAAACTAATAAAGAAACGGTCAGGAAATGTAATTCTTATCTCCTCCGTCTGGGGTCAAACCGGTGCCGCATGTGAAGTGGTCTATTCGACTGCAAAGGGAGCACAAATTTCATTTGTGAAAGCATTAAGCAAAGAAGTGGCATTAAATGGGGTACGAGTTAACGCTATTGCGCCTGGTGCCGTTGAAACACCAATGATGAGCCAGTTCTCAGTGGAGGATAAACAACTTCTTCATTACGAAATCCCAATGGGCAGGCTGGGTGTTCCTGAGGAAGTAGCCAATGGTGTGAAATTTTTACTTTCGGAGGATTCTTCATATATTACAGGGCAAGTTCTTTCAATAAATGGCGGTTGGTATACATGA
- a CDS encoding pitrilysin family protein yields MDSTAEKITAMQGYKLHVIETDKYKTNTFVWKMKAPLTKEDVTKRALLPQVLQSSSANYPTTTALRSYLDELYGATLFIDLAKKGEYHIISFTLEIANEKFLSDPTPLLKKGFELLSEVLTKPNVSGNAFDQDTVNKEKRSLKQRIQSVYDDKMRYSNVRLLQEMCKGEPYALQVNGEAEDVETITPENLYDYYKKAFLEDEMDLYVIGDVKQEEVKSLANDLLNFEERTPKKLEALAVQKKEQVNEIKEEQDVKQGKLNIGYRTNVVYGDSDYFALQLFNGIFGGFSHSKLFINVREKASLAYYVSSRLESHKGLMMVMSGIDLKNFDQAVGIIRNQLEAMKKGDFSDQEFVQTKAVIRNQILETIDTSRGLTEILYHNVVAGKDIKLEQWITDMEKTTKEEIVAVAAKIELDTIYFLTGSEAVK; encoded by the coding sequence ATGGATTCAACTGCTGAAAAAATCACCGCTATGCAGGGATACAAACTCCATGTCATTGAAACAGATAAATATAAAACGAATACATTCGTATGGAAAATGAAAGCTCCACTAACAAAGGAAGATGTAACGAAAAGGGCTCTGCTTCCTCAGGTGTTACAAAGCAGCTCCGCCAATTATCCGACAACTACTGCATTGCGCTCATATTTAGATGAATTATATGGAGCTACACTGTTTATTGATTTAGCAAAAAAAGGTGAATATCATATTATCAGTTTCACGCTTGAAATTGCAAATGAGAAGTTCTTAAGTGATCCTACCCCGTTATTGAAAAAAGGTTTCGAACTTCTATCTGAGGTTTTAACCAAACCGAATGTGTCAGGTAATGCATTTGATCAAGACACAGTGAACAAAGAAAAAAGATCGCTAAAGCAGCGAATTCAATCGGTATATGATGATAAAATGCGCTATTCGAATGTCCGTTTACTGCAAGAAATGTGTAAAGGGGAGCCGTACGCTCTTCAAGTAAATGGTGAAGCAGAGGATGTAGAAACAATTACTCCGGAAAATTTATACGACTATTATAAAAAGGCGTTTTTAGAAGATGAAATGGATCTATATGTGATTGGAGATGTTAAGCAAGAAGAGGTGAAAAGCCTTGCAAATGATTTGCTGAATTTTGAAGAACGCACTCCAAAGAAACTAGAGGCATTAGCTGTACAGAAAAAGGAACAGGTAAATGAAATTAAAGAAGAGCAGGATGTAAAACAAGGGAAATTAAATATTGGTTATCGTACGAATGTTGTCTACGGGGATTCCGATTACTTTGCTCTTCAATTGTTTAATGGAATCTTTGGCGGTTTTTCACACTCAAAGTTGTTTATCAATGTCCGTGAAAAGGCAAGCTTAGCCTATTATGTCTCAAGCAGGCTTGAAAGCCATAAAGGATTAATGATGGTAATGTCAGGGATTGACCTAAAGAACTTTGACCAGGCAGTGGGTATTATTCGCAATCAATTGGAAGCAATGAAAAAAGGCGACTTTTCAGATCAAGAATTTGTTCAAACAAAAGCTGTTATTCGAAATCAGATTCTTGAAACCATTGATACTTCAAGAGGATTAACAGAAATCCTTTACCATAATGTTGTTGCAGGCAAGGATATAAAACTAGAGCAGTGGATTACAGACATGGAGAAAACGACAAAGGAAGAAATTGTCGCTGTCGCTGCTAAAATTGAACTTGATACAATCTATTTCTTAACTGGAAGTGAGGCGGTAAAATAA
- a CDS encoding ABC transporter permease, whose amino-acid sequence MWTIIEQIFPYAIVFTIPLLITALGGLFSERSGIVNIGLEGLMISGAFASALTVNFLQDKMQGSTILWIGLLVAAIVGILFSLLHAFASINLSADQVISGTAINMIAMALTVFLARNITGSGNIRITSGFTPFDVPILSQIPIIGDLLFTKTYATTWFILLVLLVSAFILNKTKFGLRLKSCGEFPQAAQAAGINVVRIRYIGVMLSGALSGLGGGIIILTYAGEFTGSVSGLGFLALASLIFGQWRPLGILGATLFFGFASTIANVSQVIPELAVIPPIILKIFPYVVTLIALVIFSKSSQAPKAAGEPFDPGKR is encoded by the coding sequence ATGTGGACCATAATTGAACAAATATTCCCTTACGCGATTGTTTTTACCATTCCACTTCTTATAACAGCATTAGGCGGTCTTTTTAGTGAAAGAAGCGGTATCGTAAATATTGGTTTAGAAGGTTTAATGATTTCAGGAGCATTTGCTAGTGCACTGACGGTTAACTTTTTGCAGGATAAAATGCAGGGATCAACGATACTATGGATTGGATTATTAGTAGCAGCGATAGTTGGTATATTATTTTCGCTATTACATGCCTTTGCCAGCATTAATCTAAGCGCTGACCAAGTAATCAGTGGTACAGCGATTAACATGATTGCAATGGCTTTAACAGTTTTCTTGGCTAGAAATATTACGGGCAGTGGTAATATTCGTATTACCAGCGGTTTCACACCATTTGATGTGCCAATATTATCTCAAATCCCGATTATTGGGGATTTATTGTTTACAAAAACATATGCAACAACTTGGTTTATTTTATTAGTACTGCTTGTTAGTGCGTTTATTCTAAATAAAACAAAATTTGGCTTGCGTTTAAAGTCTTGTGGTGAGTTTCCACAGGCTGCTCAAGCAGCGGGAATTAATGTAGTCAGAATCCGTTATATCGGTGTTATGCTTTCTGGCGCTTTATCAGGATTAGGCGGAGGAATCATTATTTTAACATACGCAGGTGAATTTACCGGTTCCGTTTCAGGTCTTGGATTCTTAGCACTTGCTTCCTTAATTTTTGGTCAATGGAGACCACTTGGAATATTAGGAGCAACATTATTCTTCGGATTTGCAAGCACAATCGCTAACGTATCTCAAGTTATCCCTGAACTGGCTGTTATTCCGCCAATCATCCTAAAGATTTTCCCTTATGTAGTAACGTTAATTGCTTTAGTTATCTTCTCTAAATCTTCACAAGCACCTAAAGCAGCTGGGGAACCATTCGATCCAGGTAAAAGATAA
- a CDS encoding DUF3243 domain-containing protein: MSVLDNWKQWEDFLADRLHQAQNEGMSEGAIGALALQIGDYLSEQVEPKNEQERILADLWSVADKEEQQAIANIMVKLVQNNGSR, encoded by the coding sequence ATGTCTGTTTTAGATAACTGGAAACAATGGGAAGACTTTCTTGCTGACCGACTTCATCAAGCACAAAATGAGGGAATGAGCGAAGGTGCTATAGGTGCTCTTGCATTACAAATAGGTGATTACTTATCAGAGCAGGTAGAACCGAAAAACGAGCAAGAAAGAATCTTGGCTGATTTATGGTCTGTTGCGGATAAAGAAGAGCAGCAAGCAATCGCTAACATTATGGTGAAATTAGTTCAAAATAACGGAAGTCGCTAG
- a CDS encoding ABC transporter permease, with translation MRNTIVSLISIILGLIAGGLLMLFIGASPIEGYTYLFQGALKNISRIGDTLATATPLIFTGLAVAFAFRTGLFNIGASGQMLIGGLAATAVGLTLDLSRPILIIVMVLAGIIAGGLWAFIPGLFKAKFNVHEVVSTIMMNWIAYWTVYYVVPGYFKGEFLETESRKLAEESTLRTPWLTEMFQGSYINLGLFFGVIAVLIVAFIINKTTLGFELKAVGFNRHAAEYAGMKVNRNIILSMLISGALAGLGGVALYTGNASSMQIGILPTQGYDGIAVALLGANSPVGVFFAAILFGILYSGTGFMNAMIEIPPELANTIIAIIIYFAATSVLIHRVLNKFRKTTSNANDVNGPVGKKGES, from the coding sequence ATGAGAAACACCATAGTTTCATTAATATCAATTATTTTAGGACTAATAGCTGGGGGCTTACTAATGCTCTTCATAGGAGCAAGCCCGATTGAAGGGTACACGTATTTATTTCAAGGTGCATTAAAGAATATTTCACGTATTGGTGATACTCTTGCAACGGCAACACCGCTCATTTTTACTGGACTTGCTGTCGCTTTTGCCTTCCGTACAGGTCTATTTAACATTGGTGCCTCAGGTCAAATGTTGATTGGCGGTCTGGCTGCTACTGCTGTAGGTTTAACGTTGGATTTGTCAAGACCGATTCTAATTATTGTAATGGTACTTGCCGGAATTATAGCTGGAGGATTATGGGCATTTATTCCTGGCCTTTTTAAAGCGAAATTTAATGTGCATGAAGTAGTATCCACTATCATGATGAACTGGATTGCATATTGGACAGTTTATTATGTTGTTCCTGGTTATTTTAAAGGAGAATTCCTGGAAACTGAATCTCGAAAACTTGCAGAAGAATCTACTTTGAGAACACCTTGGTTGACAGAAATGTTTCAGGGTTCTTATATAAATTTAGGATTATTCTTTGGAGTAATTGCTGTACTCATCGTTGCGTTTATCATTAATAAAACAACACTAGGATTTGAATTAAAAGCTGTAGGGTTTAATCGTCACGCAGCAGAATATGCAGGTATGAAAGTAAATCGAAATATTATCTTATCTATGTTAATCTCAGGTGCCCTTGCAGGTCTTGGTGGAGTAGCATTATACACTGGTAATGCTTCCAGTATGCAAATTGGTATTTTACCAACGCAGGGCTATGATGGCATTGCAGTTGCATTACTTGGGGCAAACTCTCCAGTCGGCGTGTTCTTTGCAGCAATCCTTTTTGGTATTCTTTATTCAGGAACTGGCTTTATGAATGCAATGATCGAGATTCCCCCAGAACTTGCTAATACAATTATTGCTATTATTATTTATTTTGCTGCTACCAGCGTACTGATTCATCGTGTATTAAATAAATTCCGCAAGACTACTTCAAATGCAAATGATGTTAATGGACCTGTTGGCAAGAAGGGAGAATCCTAA